The Leptospira stimsonii genome includes the window AAGATCGCAACCATGTGCCAGAGATACATTCCGTAGCTCACACGTGCAAACGGAGCAAACACTCTGGCTCCTAAAAATTTCCCAACCCAGGAAAGCGGATGAATACTCGCGAGCATCACCAAAATGTAACCTATATTCGAAAAATTAAATCGGAAGACTGTGTAATATACGGAAAAGGAATAGGGTACAAAGCTAGTTACCAAAAGACAAAAGATTCCCAGAAATAGGAGCGATAATTCTCGCGTCCGATTCGGATTTTGAGGAATGATATTCCAGTTCTTATACAATTCAAACGCAAGAATTCCGATCACGATAGAATCGTAACGCGTGTGAGCGGGTCTATGAAAGAGAGAATCGAAAACCTGATACGGCTGTTCCCCCGCATTAAAATAATAAACAAAAAAACGAATCAATGGGGCTGACAAATATAAGGCGGCGATAAACGTAAGTCGCGGTTTTTTTGATAAGCGAAACAAGATTAAATAGCAGATTAACGGAAATACCAAATAGAACTGTTCTTCCAAAGAAAGCGACCAAGTATGAAAGTGTAAAGATTTGATATAATTAGAAAGATAGAGCGCATCGTAGATCCATCGATCAATCGCCTCGGCAAAGAGCGGCAAACTTTCGATCACGGCCGGATCCGTGGATTGACTCATCGCTTTATATTGCATTTTTGCAATGAGTAAAGTGATGAATACAAGCGCATAATAAGCCGGGAAAATTCGTAGGCTTCGACTGATATAAAATTCTTTAAAATTTACGGAACCGGTTTTTTCCCAATTCCTGTACAAAACGCCGTAAATTAAGAAGCCGCTCAAGACAAAGAACAAGTCTACGGAGGATGTGAGGTTACTAAAAAAAGTATGAATGACTTTCGAATCACTCGGAAGGTGTGCATTCAGTCCATCATAAAAATGGAATATAAATATGATCAACATTGAAATCGCTCTAAGGCCGTTTAACGAATCCTTTTCCCAAATTCGTTTTTCAAAAAGTGACAAGAACGCTGCTTTCATTTGACCGAGATCCTAAATTATTCGATATTTCATAAAAAAATATTGAGTAAAGTCTGTAAATCAAATTGTCTGTAATGCGCCCTTCTGAAATTTCTTGATAGATCGTGACAATGTATTTTCTCGAAGAATCATTTTACTGATAGCTCGAAATATACCCAATAAAACGATCATTCAAAATTTCCCGCGAACGACTTCATAAAAAAGGAGAAGGGAAAATTCGTTCGATTCAGGAAGTCACGTTCTATTTTTGACTTTTCCTTACGGATCTTACGATGGATCCTGTTCCAGTCTCTTATGAAAAGTATCGAAAAAGAAGGAAAGATCGCCAAAGCTCTCTGGAGAATTTCTCCGATTCTCCTTTCCCTTTTAACGATCCTTCTCATGCGGGTCTTTCTCTTTCAGATCTATTTTATCTCAGGCTATTCCATGGCCCCTTCTTATAAGGAAGGCGATTTGATCTTAGTTACCAAATGGGGTTTTCCCGCTCGGATCGGAAAATGGGAATTTTCTTTCTTGGAAGGTCAGGTGAGTAGATTCGACGTCTTAGTTTTGGACGGATTGGAAGAAGAACTTAGTTTAAAAAGAGTTGTAGGTTTGCCGGGAGATTATTTTCGTTTTGAGAACGATCGAATTCTCATCAACGACGGACCTCTTCAGGAAACATTTTTAAAACCCGGTTTCAAAACGATCGCACCTTCCCTTTCTATGATTCCGATGACCGCCGTTAAAGGGAACGTTCCGATCGGAGACGCAGGAAGAATTCCCCCCGGTTACTTCTTAGTCTTAGGGGATAATCGTGAAAACTCTACTGACTCCAGGAATTACGGATTGGTTCCCTTTCAAAAATTGAGAGGTAAGGTTTGGCTCTTTTTGTAAGAGCCCGAATTTGTTAGAATAACGAGATGATGTGTAAAAGCGTAAATTAAGACACGGGTATTTTAAATAAAATGAATATAAAAGAATACTGTTTTTCTATATTCCATAAAAAGGAAAACGAATACGAAAATCTGAATGGAATCAGAGCGCTTTCCATTCTTTTCGTTGTCGTATTCCACGCTTGGGTGACTGCGAAACCGATTCTCCCGGGAGATCAGGATCCGTTGCGTCTTTTTCTCGGTTCCCTTTCTTCGGGAGTGGATTTTTTCTTCTTACTCAGCGGGTTTCTGATCTACGGCGGATTGTTTCGAGAACACGAAAGAAATGGAAAACTGGAAATCAAACAATTTTTTATCAAAAGATCTCTTCGTATTTTTCCGGCCTTTTATTTTGCTCTCGCAATCCTCTATTATAGTAAGGCTCAACAGCTCGCAAAATTAGAATCCATTCAAATCGATAACGCTCAAATTCTTTCCTTGATAGAGGAGACAAAAATTAGGATGGAATATGTTTGGGTTGATATATTCTACCTTTCCGATTTTTTTCCTCATTATCTTTACAACGGTGGTTGGTCGCTCTCAATCGAAGAACATTTCTATCTGATTCTTCCGTTTCTTTGCTCGGTATTTCTGTTCCGAGTAAACATGCAGATTCGATTCTTTTTTTACTTCATCGGATTTCTCACCGCGTTCCTAGTCCGAATGAATCTTGCGTTTCCTTCGAACATGGACGCCGCTTATAATTTTCATGCGAGGTTCGACTCGATTCTTGCCGGGATGGTCGTCTACGAGATTTTTCATCACTTTCCATTGACGACGGAAGGAGTTGAAAAATATAAGAGCCGAATCGTTTCCCTTTTAATGATTGCGATTGCGGTCGTAATCTTTGCACATCAGATCGATCCGGGGACTTCCTGGGCGCTTGTTTTTCGGCCCGTCCTGCTTTCCTTTGGATTCGGAGTTCTTATGTATTTTTCCTTCTTTCCCGGCTTCCTAAAAAGTTTTTTCAGTCTCTCCGTTTTCAGACCATTCGCTCGGTTAGGATATACCGCTTATCTTTGGCATATATTCGCGATTCCGATAGCGGCAAAAAAAATTCTACCTTTGTTGCAAGCGACACCGACGGTTGGAATGTTTTTACTAACGAGTCTTTACTTGATTCTTGTTACGTTCGTCATCTCTTGGTTCTTCTTTTTGTTAATCGAAGAGCCGTTTCTAATACTAAAAGATAAACTCACTGGAAGACAAAAGAAATTGAGTTAAACTTTCGGATCGTCGGTTTCCCTCAAAAGTAATGCGTCGTCGAATTCGGAACCTCGATGTGGAAAGGCCTGTTCGTAAAATAAGGCCGCGAAGAGTTCGAAGTCCTCATCGACTTCGAGAGAATTTTGTTCCCAGAATTCGTTTCTTCTTTTGATCAATACGGAAATGGTTTCGTCTTCGAGAGAAAATTCTTCTCCCGCCTCGTTTAACTTTCGAATCAACCAATTCAAATTAAAGATCGTAAAAGGACCTAAAAATTCCAGAGTCGCAACCGTCGGCTCTCGTTTCATCAAAGCTTCTGTGTGGAAGAGAGGAATCCGAAGATCGTAAGCGTCCCCGCTCTTTAAGTATTGTTTATAATTCGTTGAAATCGATTCTAAAAAAGGAAACGTATTGAGATAACTGCTCCGAATCAGATCTTCCTTTTCCGGATGTTGAAAAAGAACTTCTATGATATCGATAAATTCTCCCTTCGTAATCGCTTCTCTCAAAATTTGATCCGCCGGTTCCGGTCTTGGAACGGGATCGATCAACTTTACGAAAAGATATTTCACTTCATAAGCGAATCTTGATTCTCGAGGAATATAATATTCGATCCAGATCGGTTCTTTGTAGTATTGGATGAGTTCCGTTTTAGGAAGGTCGGGAGTGACGCTGAGCGACTTTAGTTTCTTAACATCGTCCGTGATTACCTTTTGCCCTTCTACTCTCGTCCTAGATTTCTTAATCTGCCGGAGTTCCGACTTATTCAGAAGAGGTTTTGGTTTAAAAGGCTCCATACACTTACATATCGGTAAAAAGAGATTCGAATCTGAGCTTGCTCAAAGGATAAAACTTACGGCCCCGTCGCAACACAACGAACCGCCCCCGTTGCCGCTTTCGAAATACTATCCACATATCCCGGTCCAAAATCGATCGTCCATGCGTTTAACGGATTTGTGTACGTAGTCGAAGTCCAATAATTTCCATTGAACGTTCCCGGGAAATAAACGGTATTGAGAATTGGATTTGCAAGACTAAGATTCGTCAAACTTCTCAGTTCATTGATGGAAGGCAGACGCCAGACTCGACCGGACAAACTCGATGAGTTGCAGGTGAGAAGAGCAGTGGTCCAATTTGGAAGCGATACGGCTCCTATCGCGCATCCGCTTCCCGATAACCCCGCGCTACACTGTGCCCAGATCAGACCTGTGTTTACGTCCGTCACAGTAGAATCTCCGTTGTCTTTGAAAAGTGGACTTGGGATCGTCGAACCGGAAACACAACGAAGTGGATTCGTATTTCCGTTTATCGTTTCGCGCACGACCCCATCCGTGAAGGAAACATACCAACTGTCCGTTGTGTTCAAAGGAAAAAAAGGAGTAGAAGTCCAATGACCGGAGGCGCTCGTCGCGGGAAAGAAGGACGCGTAAGACGCGGGGTCGGATCCGTCGTAATTCAAAATCGTACCCAAATCTTTTACACTCGGAAGTCTCCAATTGGTTCGATTTGCATATCCGCTTCCCGCATTGAGATTGGAACATGCTAAGTCCGAAGCAACCCAACTCAGCGAACTCAAAGCCCCGCTTCCACAGGCAGATCCGGATAAACCTTCGTTACAACTCTTCCAAATCAAACCGGTCAAAAGATCAGTGGTCGTATAATCCGTTCCGTTTATCAAATTGGGACCGGAA containing:
- the lepB gene encoding signal peptidase I, yielding MKSIEKEGKIAKALWRISPILLSLLTILLMRVFLFQIYFISGYSMAPSYKEGDLILVTKWGFPARIGKWEFSFLEGQVSRFDVLVLDGLEEELSLKRVVGLPGDYFRFENDRILINDGPLQETFLKPGFKTIAPSLSMIPMTAVKGNVPIGDAGRIPPGYFLVLGDNRENSTDSRNYGLVPFQKLRGKVWLFL
- a CDS encoding acyltransferase family protein; this translates as MNIKEYCFSIFHKKENEYENLNGIRALSILFVVVFHAWVTAKPILPGDQDPLRLFLGSLSSGVDFFFLLSGFLIYGGLFREHERNGKLEIKQFFIKRSLRIFPAFYFALAILYYSKAQQLAKLESIQIDNAQILSLIEETKIRMEYVWVDIFYLSDFFPHYLYNGGWSLSIEEHFYLILPFLCSVFLFRVNMQIRFFFYFIGFLTAFLVRMNLAFPSNMDAAYNFHARFDSILAGMVVYEIFHHFPLTTEGVEKYKSRIVSLLMIAIAVVIFAHQIDPGTSWALVFRPVLLSFGFGVLMYFSFFPGFLKSFFSLSVFRPFARLGYTAYLWHIFAIPIAAKKILPLLQATPTVGMFLLTSLYLILVTFVISWFFFLLIEEPFLILKDKLTGRQKKLS
- a CDS encoding DUF1566 domain-containing protein; the encoded protein is MRTDFSFRSILLSFLFVFILLSSCKEKIPENACDPSSDTFLEAAILSSASGNLFPVCAPPPQSFSYPKAVFANGSPISLVPSVVGTGLSYTVSPALPTGVVLDSFNGLISGSYIGYAGVDTIYQIKASNSSGSLTYSLELILFGSAPLKTGQTVCSDSAGLAIACAGTKQDGELQNGSTPSFSGPNLINGTDYTTTDLLTGLIWKSCNEGLSGSACGSGALSSLSWVASDLACSNLNAGSGYANRTNWRLPSVKDLGTILNYDGSDPASYASFFPATSASGHWTSTPFFPLNTTDSWYVSFTDGVVRETINGNTNPLRCVSGSTIPSPLFKDNGDSTVTDVNTGLIWAQCSAGLSGSGCAIGAVSLPNWTTALLTCNSSSLSGRVWRLPSINELRSLTNLSLANPILNTVYFPGTFNGNYWTSTTYTNPLNAWTIDFGPGYVDSISKAATGAVRCVATGP
- a CDS encoding acyltransferase family protein, producing MKAAFLSLFEKRIWEKDSLNGLRAISMLIIFIFHFYDGLNAHLPSDSKVIHTFFSNLTSSVDLFFVLSGFLIYGVLYRNWEKTGSVNFKEFYISRSLRIFPAYYALVFITLLIAKMQYKAMSQSTDPAVIESLPLFAEAIDRWIYDALYLSNYIKSLHFHTWSLSLEEQFYLVFPLICYLILFRLSKKPRLTFIAALYLSAPLIRFFVYYFNAGEQPYQVFDSLFHRPAHTRYDSIVIGILAFELYKNWNIIPQNPNRTRELSLLFLGIFCLLVTSFVPYSFSVYYTVFRFNFSNIGYILVMLASIHPLSWVGKFLGARVFAPFARVSYGMYLWHMVAIFFASVKLKVRTDTISWVEFSTALGTGLVYAILFALLSYFLVEYPFLSLKNKLRKE